From a region of the Deltaproteobacteria bacterium genome:
- the pgsA gene encoding CDP-diacylglycerol--glycerol-3-phosphate 3-phosphatidyltransferase, whose protein sequence is MSNEFKVWTPANIVSLARMSVFPLIVVLGYAENWVASDSAKRTMTFVTALAFALAFATDFVDGWLARSRNEVTRLGKLLDPLADKCMMVAALIMLVHLGRCPAWIAIVIVVREIAITGLRQMASAEGIIIAASGWGKLKTVLQAVAVGLLLWHYERDLFGFAFDAHLFGTIVLYAALAVTLWSGADYFFKFIRPPKESGADQGA, encoded by the coding sequence ATGAGCAACGAGTTCAAGGTTTGGACCCCGGCGAACATCGTCAGCCTCGCCCGTATGTCGGTGTTCCCGCTCATCGTCGTCCTGGGTTACGCCGAAAACTGGGTTGCGTCGGATTCGGCCAAGCGGACGATGACCTTCGTCACGGCGCTGGCGTTCGCGCTCGCGTTCGCCACGGATTTCGTGGACGGATGGCTCGCGCGTTCGCGCAACGAGGTCACGCGCCTGGGCAAGCTCCTCGATCCCCTGGCCGACAAATGCATGATGGTCGCGGCGCTCATCATGCTCGTGCATCTGGGCCGCTGTCCCGCGTGGATCGCCATTGTCATCGTCGTGCGCGAGATCGCGATCACGGGCCTGCGTCAGATGGCGTCCGCGGAAGGGATCATCATCGCGGCGAGCGGCTGGGGAAAGCTCAAGACGGTTCTGCAGGCCGTAGCTGTGGGCCTGCTGCTGTGGCATTACGAGCGCGACCTGTTCGGATTCGCCTTCGACGCGCACCTGTTCGGCACGATTGTTCTCTACGCCGCGCTCGCGGTGACGCTCTGGTCCGGCGCGGATTACTTTTTCAAGTTCATCCGACCGCCGAAAGAATCGGGAGCTGACCAGGGTGCCTGA